Within Diospyros lotus cultivar Yz01 chromosome 15, ASM1463336v1, whole genome shotgun sequence, the genomic segment TACTACCCAGCATCATATAAGTCAAATAATAGTCATATCAGTTCagttgactttttttttttcataattacatTGATTTTTGACTAATATATAAGAACAACTTGGTCAAACTATGGCCTAGACATGATTTGCTGATGGTTGGTTTTTGACTAAGAGAGAGTAACACCTTGCTTAAAACAAGGTAAGGGCATCCTTACTACATGAGGAGAAGGTTGTTTTTATACAcagccttacccttgctttgtAGAGAGactgtttccacaactcaaacccgTGACCTCTCAATCACAAAAGAGCGGCCTTATTGTTGCTACCAAAGCTTGTCTCACTCAAACCAAGGGTATCCATGATAAAACAAAAGACAAGATAGTTTCGAGATTGTCATTGCAAAAGGATGAATGATACAACACTTCAAAAGAAAAGTTGAGTTCTTTGATAAGATAATGGAGACTAGTGAAACTATTAATCAATAAGACTATTAACTTCTGGTGGTACATGCCAATGCAAAGAATAGACACGCCACCTACAAAGAAACAATGATTTGCCAGAAACTCAGAATATTACCAAGTTTAGGTGGTGAACATGTGTTAAAACCTTCAATTCAGCAAGGAATTCTTTTGAAGCTTGCATATCCATTTTCTTGATTGCAGCTTTCTGCAAAAAAATTCCTCAGGAAGAATTAGGAAagacaaaattgaaattttagcaTCAGAAGTTAATACAACATTATTGAAGAGCATAGACTTGCACGTGACATCCATATCTTAGCAAAAACTAGTAACACATTCAGAGCTCACTATGAACACGTAAAGTTATAGTCATAATAGAAGGCAAACAAAATCCAGTAGCAAAACGAGATATGCTAACAGAGAACTATTGGACAACACCAGGACCAAGGTCTGGTACATCAATATTAACAGTTCCTGCCACCTGGTGCACTTCTAACCAAATTAAAGCAAAATTGCTAACAGACTCATCCATCCTCTTGTTGTTGTAGTTGTCatctttgtttgtttttgtttttttttttctttttaagtctCCCACTAGATTTAAGACTGCAAATAAGCTGAGCATTGGCTGTCAACTTGTAGCCCAAAATCCTCCAAGCATAACATATATGCTTATTTCATTGCAAAAGATCTCAAGTGAGCATTAAGCCAGTTTCAGTTTTCAATAAGCTCAAGTATCTTGTCATTGATATAATCTCCcagttaatatatatacatcttacTGGCATTGAGTGTAGCTGAGCTCAATAGTTTAACAGGCTTCATGGTACAATCACATTAGGGCTCATCCACATTAAGAGCTACGTCAAGTGAGCTATTAACAAGCCAATCTCGAATAAAATGGCTCATTTGAACTCATTATTCCATCCTCATATTGCTTTGAGGCCCCAGCTATGTTCAAAATCTCATCTCAACATTCTAAGGTTGACTTCAGAATCCTAATTCACTTTGTGCATGCATCTAAAGTCCATAAAATCTAAACGGCCTTCACACAATATACACCAGGTAATTCCAAAGTCCTTAATGTCTGGAATTACAGATAAGGATGTTGTGTTAATATGTGCAGATTCAAAAGGCAAAAATCATGTAGAAATCTCCACTCTATGTTCCTCCATGAGTATTGCATGGTATGTTTATCTTCAGCTCCAATATTACTACTTCAAGTACGTAAAGTATAATGATGTTCAAACTCACACAGCAAAGTTACAAACATGTTAATTGCTTAATTATGTGTAAGAAACCAGTCAAGAAACAAAGCTACCTAAGTCAACCACAGAAAAGCATGCCATTTTCAATCAGGACCCTTCTATCATTCTAAATGATAGGAATAACAGTTACAAACCTCGCCTCGTAGCTCAGCATAGTAAACAGAGCCAAAGCCACCTTGACCAATCTTATTCGCAATATTGAAGTTATCAGTTGCCAATGAAAGCTCTTCATAGGAAAACTCCAAAGATTTGTCCACTGTTAAGCCTGTAATGCCTGGAGAAGCACCAGGAGGAATGCCTGTGGAGTCTGTAGCTTTGTCCAAAGCATTTCCAGGAGCCAGAATCACAAGCATGGGAAAGATATATCAGAGTCACGGTTACTTGGTTCAGTCTCTCTTTAGCACACAAGATTTGGAGTAAATATGAAAACCCATCAGGAAAATGCTCCAAGATATGTAAGAATGTCAGAGGAAAATCATTTAGGAAATCAAAAGGCATTGTCCTCTCACGTAAATGATTCAGTGACCCCAACTAACATCCAAGCATCAGACTAATAAAATAAACAGGTATACCAATTAAAATCTGATGTTATAATAGAGGAAAAAACAGTTTTAAACAGCAGCAATGACTTTCCACATACATGAAATTTGAAGATTCTCCTTAAAAACTTAGGCCAACCAAATTCCATTAGATCAAATATCATTGCATTCTTTTTGGTTGACAAAAAAGCAACTTcctacttttatttttagttttctatttaaaGTGAATCTCTATTATGTTAAAAGAAGCTTAATAAGAAACCACGTAATCTTTAAATTTCCAGAAGGTAATAAGTGTGAATATGGTTTCCCAGTTTCTTGAAATTGGACCTCAGCCTTGTCcaagaaataaaatgagtttcaagGGCAATATCCATGGAGAATATCCTGGATCACCATTTCAAGCATGGatgtaagggaaataaagaAAGGAAACAGGGAGAAGTACCTCCTGCACCTTGAAGCAAATGATCTTCAGTTGCAGATGGCAATAATTTGTCctcccctttcttcttcttgtaaaTTCCAAAGTATATACAAACTGCCAATATCAATGCTCCTGCAACTCCTGCTATGGATATACCGGCTATGACTCCACCTGATAATCCTGCTTATATGGATGGAAAAACAATAAGCTTGAAGGTGCAAATTTTCATATCTATCATCTTGCGTTTGAGTTTGAGTAGCGAAATTAATACTCAACACTGAGCCAATAGCAAAGAAGGCCAAACACCTGTGCTGCAGGAGAGGAAATGATACAGATATTAGAGAATGGAGATTCATAAAATACCACAAAAATGGGAAGAAGTAACCTCAATTCAGTATGTTGATACATCAAGGTCAAAAAGAAGTTACCTAGATTTCAGGGAAGGATAATTTCCATTTTTATCTGCAAAAAGAATTGGAACATCCATGGTAAGACAAAGTtttatggagaaaaaaaaaagcatgtCATGATGATGTATTTATTCTTGTGGTGCATCTAAGAACAAgaaatttattcattcatattctCTACAAGGACTTGTCAAGCTTATAAGCAAATATGCAGAAAAGAAACGGCCTTATGAAGGAGGCTCAGGAGCCAAAGAGGGGACCTCCCCCCtgcccaaacacacacacacacacacacaaaaaaaaactgTATTGTCATGCTCGTATGAGTGAGAACTAAAATCAGCAAAAAATTACAACAGCAGAGAATTGATACTAATTAAAAGATAAGGTCTTGATTACTTATCCAGTCATGGCAGTGTATTGTGGAGGGAAGAACAAAAGGTAAAAATTGTTATCAAGTTTCCTAACCTGGCCCCCTAGAGTAGACTCACGGCTCCCCTACCTAAAGTACCTAAAGCCCTCCTCCCAATGTATTGGAACCCAAGACGTATTCCACATTCTGCAATGGAAACCATAAATAACATACAAAAAGCTCCAGAAAACAAGGTAGACAACCTAAAAACGCTCTGCAttcaaaagataaaaaggaaaaggaagctCACAGCACAACAGTACAATCCTATTCTTCAGTTCTCAGTTTCATGACCAAGCTAGTGTATGACAAATTGTTTAACAGCCCTCCAAGTAACAGACTGCATATTCTTTTGTGGAAAGCTACTATTTAGGACAATACCAACACTATTGCTAATCCGTAACATTTAGACTCAATTTTCATACTAAATTGGACTACAATCAACTATTGATCCAAATGAATTGTCACTGAAACGCTAATCCATAGTAAAATTGCAAATATTAAGTCCTTAAATTGCAATACAAAGCTTTAAGATCAGTCGTGTTTCCCGTATGAATTCTTCAATTTTCAGAATACTGCTGGCTAACCAAAAGCTAAGACTCACCTTTGCCCGGGATGTATACCAGACCACTCCCCGCACTGGAATTCGCATTTCGGTTGTAGCTCCTTACCAAATCTGTAGACAAATTAGCCGCCGAAGCAACCGACTCCAAAGTCTCGCCCGTCCGGAGCGGGTACGTGATGAACAACCCATAATCCTCCGACACCGTGCTATTTCCGCACGAACAGTTCACCGTCACGTTGAGTCTCGCATTATCCGGAATCGAACTCGCACCGTAGCTATTGAACTTCTGCACCCACGCCGCCGTGGTCAGGTTGGAGTAGTACAACGTCGCGATCCTCTCATACGTGTCGCCGGAGCGGACGGAGTAGCTAACCATGCGGCCCAAGAACTCGTTGTTGATGCAGTCGCAGCGGAACGGGACGTTGATCCTCACACCCGCCTGAACGTAATTTTGGTTGGGAACATCCTTGGGGTTGTAGCTGGCGATTTCAGCGAACGTGGCGTTCATCACCTCACCGATGAAGCTGACGTTCGAACCATCCCAGACGTAGTACGAGGCCAGGGCCAAATCACAGCCTCTGGAACACCTGGATTCCACTGTCACAACGCAAACCGAAACGACCGCCAAAAGCCCTAACCCTAACCGTAACATAGTTACATGAAACCCCAGAATTCGCCTGAAACAGGGGCTGAACAACTTGAAATGGAGTTTTGAGGATGGGAATGGAGATGGTCGAGTTTTGGACCGTTGACTCAGCACAATCTTTGAAAGTTTCGGGTGATTGGTTGGtgagaaaatgataaattaaaatttctgaTTGATTGTTCGGCAGTTTGGAGTTTAGTTgggaaatagaaaattgaagacATGCTTTGTGGCGTCTGATTAGAGCAGTGTTGGAGCAGCTAACCGAAAGTTGCCGCCATGGTAGTTCTTTGCTGTGGACCGGCGTCTGACGAAAGGGCATTCACGCGCTTTTTGACCGGTTCAATTTATACCCGCCACagggagtgcgattttgttcaccccttttgAACGGGACACCATCATCCCCAGTACGTTGaggataaaaaataacaaaataatagttgcatgaaagataatatttgaCTATCGTttcgttattttttattcttaaagtACTGAGGGTGATGGTCAATCCGttaaaaggggtgaacaaaatcgcactccgcCACAGTGGGTCATCTCCCACTAGttacactaaaataaaattaaaaaatatatacgaaataaaataaaaataagaaaacatcatttaaaaaaaataaaaaaccaaattcgaaaaaaatgtgtaaataaaataaatataatttttaatataaataattataaaaaataattttttaatctaaaaataaatacaaatttcataatatatttaaataaattttaaaaacaaattctaaattttttttaaattagatacgaattttttttttatataatcgatattttcttaatatcgATCAATTtgactataaaaaaattttaaaattataaaagtggTCTTCAAactttttttagtattttaaaaataaaaacgttTCAAAAACGTAGGAACAACACCCAAAGAAGTTGGTCTAATTTGGAATTCTCAAGATTAACagccctccctccctccctccaaGTAAAAGACTGCATATTCTTTTGTGGAAAGCTACCATTTAGGACAATACCAACACTATTGCTAATCCGTAACATTTAGACTCAATTTTCATACTAAATTGGACCACAATCAACTATTCATCCAAATGAATTGTCACTGAAGCTCTAATCCATAGTAAAATTGCAAATATTAAGCCCTTAAATTGCAGTACACAGCTTTAAGATCAGTCGTGTTTCCCgtctaattaaattattcaattttcagGAATACAGACTCACCTTTGCCCGGGATGTATACCAGGCCACTCCCCGCACTGAAATTCGCATTTCGGTTGTAGCTCCTTACCAAATCTGTAGACAAATTAGCCGCCGAAGCAACCGATTCCAAAGTGTCGCCCGTCCGGAGCGGGTACGTGATGAACAACCCATAATTCTCCGACACGGTGCTATCTCCGCACGAGCAATTCACCGTCACGTTGACTGTCGCATTGTCCGGAATCGAACTCGCACCGTAGCTATTGAACTTCTGCACCCACGCCGCCGTGGTCAGGTTGGAGTAGTACAATGTCGCGATCCTCTCATACGTGTCGCCGGAGCGGACGGAGTAGCGAAACACGCGGCCCAAGAACTCGTTGTTGATGCAGTCGCAGCGGAACGGGATGTTGATCCTCACATCCGTCTGAACGTAATCTTGGTTGGGAATCTCGTCGGGGTTGTAGCTGACGATTTCAGCGACCCGCACGGCCATCACCTCGCCGATGAAGCTGAGGTTCGAATCACCCCAGACGTAGTACGAGCCCAGGGCCAAATCACAGCCTCCGGAACACCTGGATTCCACTGTCACAACGCAAACTGAAACGACCGccaaaaaccctaaccctaaccctaaccgtAACCGTAACCGTAACCGTAACCGTAACATAGTTACATGAAACCCTAGAATTCGCCTGAAACAGGGGCTGAACAACTTGAATTGAAGTTTTGACTTTGAGGGTGCAATGAAGATGGGCGAGTTTTGGACCGTTGACTCAGTACAATCCTTGAAAGTTTCGAGTGATTGGCTGGtgagaaaatgataaattaaattttctgaTTGATTGCGCGGCAGTTTGGAGTTTAGCAGGGaaatagaaaaatgaagaaatcacCATGCTACTGGTAGACTGAGGCCTATACCTTAGGCTATATTTAGGCccacaaataatcaaaacactcccacaaaaattataaatttacttttctGCCATTGACTGATTCCTCTTTCTCCCCTTCTTCTCATAACTGCCTGCTGCAATCATTGATCGGTGCCTTTCTCTTGCCATCTTCACCTCCAACCTTGCCTCACACCGTTCGTTGTGTTGCCTCGCTTTGCATTGACCGTTCCCTGGCCTTGTCTCGCGCCCCCATTGTGAAGGAGGAGGATTCACGACGATCTGCACGAGAAAAGGCAAGGCAATATAATAGTTAGTGCGAGACAACGCAAGGCAGCGAGGTGAAGGTACTGATAGACAATTGTAGTAGGCAACCgtgaaaagaaagagaaagagagagatgagagaataAGCAATCAAGGGAATGAGAagcaaatttacaattttatgagggcattttggtcatttgtGTGCCTAGGTTTAGTCTAAGGTGTAACCCTCGATGTACAAGAAGCATTGTTCTTGAAGAAATGCTTTGTGGTGTTTGATCAGAACAGTGTTAGAGCAGTTACTCGAAAGTTGCTCCCATGGTAGTTCTTTGTTGTGGATCGGCATGTGACCAAAAGGAATTTGTGCGTTTTTTGATCGGTTCAATTTATACCCGCCCCAGTGGGTCGTCTCACGACTATGTCCAGATCTTgggtttgattaaaaaaaacgtttgaaatatattatatatgttatttatatattcaaatgAGTAATGTTAGGAGTTGGAGATTCTTTATTGAAGGAATGATAGGTATAAGAGACAATGACACATGAAAATAATAGGTAGAGAAGACAATAACACATTATCTCTTTACCCTTCTTCAATTAGGAGGCCTCACATGATTAATGACACCGTTATGACTTCGAGCATTATTCTATTCAAATTTCGAATTATCATTTGTGTTTTAACTCATAAAGTGAgttattacatttttaaaactcaaaatatattaaaatattattttaattttaacttttgc encodes:
- the LOC127791853 gene encoding lysM domain receptor-like kinase 3, coding for MLRLGLGLLAVVSVCVVTVESRCSRGCDLALASYYVWDGSNVSFIGEVMNATFAEIASYNPKDVPNQNYVQAGVRINVPFRCDCINNEFLGRMVSYSVRSGDTYERIATLYYSNLTTAAWVQKFNSYGASSIPDNARLNVTVNCSCGNSTVSEDYGLFITYPLRTGETLESVASAANLSTDLVRSYNRNANSSAGSGLVYIPGKDKNGNYPSLKSSTGLSGGVIAGISIAGVAGALILAVCIYFGIYKKKKGEDKLLPSATEDHLLQGAGGTSPSTDSTGIPPGASPGITGLTVDKSLEFSYEELSLATDNFNIANKIGQGGFGSVYYAELRGEKAAIKKMDMQASKEFLAELKVLTHVHHLNLVRLIGYCVEGSLCLVYEYIENGNLSQHLRGSGREALPWSTRVQIALDSARGLEYIHEHTVPVYIHRDIKPANILIDKNFHGKVADFGLTKLTDIGSTSLPTRLVGTFGYMSPEYAQYGDVSPKLDVYAFGVVLYELISAKEAIVKPTDSMADSKGLVGLFEEVLSQPDPIEDLTKLIDPRLGDGYPLDSVLKMAQLAKACTQENPQIRPSMRSIVVALMTLSSSTDLWDVDSFYKNQALVNLMSGR
- the LOC127791852 gene encoding lysM domain receptor-like kinase 3 — translated: MLRLRLRLRLRLGLGLGFLAVVSVCVVTVESRCSGGCDLALGSYYVWGDSNLSFIGEVMAVRVAEIVSYNPDEIPNQDYVQTDVRINIPFRCDCINNEFLGRVFRYSVRSGDTYERIATLYYSNLTTAAWVQKFNSYGASSIPDNATVNVTVNCSCGDSTVSENYGLFITYPLRTGDTLESVASAANLSTDLVRSYNRNANFSAGSGLVYIPGKV